A genomic stretch from Selenomonas sp. AB3002 includes:
- a CDS encoding NifB/NifX family molybdenum-iron cluster-binding protein codes for MAYRIAFATSDGEHIDRHFGAAEGFLIVEVQQDGSYLELAKRAGHPPCRHGFHDEGVMQEAVKNLRDCLYVAAEAIGPGAQKALEREGVLPLEVQDIDINEAVKQIHKYQVNKERASVKH; via the coding sequence ATGGCATATAGAATAGCTTTTGCCACCAGTGACGGGGAGCATATCGACCGCCACTTCGGCGCGGCCGAGGGCTTCCTTATCGTGGAGGTGCAGCAGGACGGCTCCTATCTGGAGCTGGCGAAAAGAGCAGGCCACCCGCCCTGTCGCCACGGTTTCCATGACGAGGGGGTCATGCAGGAAGCTGTGAAGAATTTACGGGACTGCCTCTATGTGGCTGCCGAAGCCATCGGCCCGGGGGCACAGAAGGCGCTGGAAAGGGAAGGGGTCCTGCCTCTGGAAGTGCAGGATATTGACATAAATGAGGCTGTGAAACAGATACATAAGTATCAGGTGAACAAAGAAAGAGCAAGTGTGAAGCATTAG
- a CDS encoding radical SAM protein, giving the protein MDKERVRELHPCFGAKQNRGRIHLPVAPGCNLECRFCDRKINEEENRPGVTARVIQPEEAVTYVERALTFCPELSVIGIAGPGDTLATDNALKTFRLLGKKFPDLLKCMSTNGLLLNERAQEVIDAGIDTLTVTVNAVDPAIEAKMINGLVYHGKRYEGEEAGRIIIENQLAGIRKVSAAGVTVKVNTVLVNEINRFHIGAIAKAVKEAGATIYNIIPLIPQHDLKDCEAPSCVDLSVARAEAGKHIDVFRHCQHCRADAVGVPGKNNFSKEVYGGLPRVKDTFSHG; this is encoded by the coding sequence ATGGACAAGGAGAGAGTGCGGGAGCTGCACCCCTGCTTTGGAGCGAAGCAGAACCGGGGCAGGATTCACCTGCCGGTGGCGCCGGGGTGCAATCTGGAGTGCCGCTTCTGCGACAGGAAGATAAATGAGGAAGAAAACAGGCCGGGGGTGACGGCGAGAGTGATACAGCCGGAGGAGGCAGTGACATACGTCGAGCGCGCACTGACCTTCTGCCCGGAGCTCAGCGTCATCGGCATTGCAGGGCCAGGCGATACTTTGGCCACGGACAATGCCCTGAAAACCTTCCGGCTGCTGGGAAAGAAGTTCCCTGACCTGCTCAAGTGCATGAGTACCAACGGGCTGCTGCTGAATGAACGTGCCCAGGAGGTCATAGATGCGGGCATAGATACCCTGACGGTGACGGTGAACGCCGTTGACCCTGCCATAGAAGCGAAGATGATTAACGGGCTGGTCTATCATGGCAAGCGCTATGAAGGCGAGGAGGCCGGCCGCATCATCATCGAAAACCAGCTGGCAGGCATCCGCAAGGTATCTGCCGCCGGGGTCACGGTCAAAGTCAACACGGTATTGGTCAATGAGATCAACCGTTTCCATATAGGCGCTATTGCCAAGGCTGTGAAGGAGGCAGGGGCGACGATTTACAACATCATCCCCCTGATTCCCCAGCATGACCTGAAAGACTGCGAGGCGCCCAGCTGCGTGGACCTGTCGGTGGCCAGGGCAGAGGCGGGGAAGCACATTGATGTGTTCCGCCATTGCCAGCACTGTCGGGCTGATGCAGTGGGAGTGCCAGGGAAGAATAATTTCAGCAAGGAGGTTTATGGGGGGCTGCCCCGGGTAAAGGATACTTTTTCACATGGTTAA